One segment of Calliopsis andreniformis isolate RMS-2024a chromosome 1, iyCalAndr_principal, whole genome shotgun sequence DNA contains the following:
- the LOC143180162 gene encoding uncharacterized protein LOC143180162, which yields MRPRAWQESNPHLTKRYPSLSPLSSLILCLSPPLIIIGGVPGRAEEIGRAVFPSRNEEKLMFLYVGNSSDCRRNAIKSPSDSCQRILPDLIVHPCRGSTDIEMAHCSLAILQSETSLSKSTDARWVTLWFYEEL from the exons ATGCGGCCTCGAGCTTGGCAAGAGTCGAACCCCCATCTGACCAAACGTTACCCTTCTCTCTCTCCCCTTTCCTCCCTTATCCTCTGCCTCTCGCCCCCGCTC ataattatCGGTGGAGTCCCGGGGAGAGCGGAGGAAATTGGTCGAGCAGTATTCCCGAGCCGCAACGAGGAgaaattgatgtttctgtaCGTCGGGAACAGCTCTGATTGTCGGAGGAACGCAATAAAGTCGCCCAGTGATTCCTGCCAGCGAATTCTTCCAGATCTTATTGTACACCCTTGCAGAGGGTCGACTGACATCGAGATG GCTCACTGCTCGCTAGCGATCTTACAGAGTGAAACATCTCTCTCGAAGTCAACCGATGCTCGTTGGGTTACACTTTGGTTTTATGAAGAACTGTGA